From a region of the Streptacidiphilus albus JL83 genome:
- a CDS encoding TetR/AcrR family transcriptional regulator: protein MQERILAAASRLFARQGFALTTVQEIVEQAGVTKGAMYHYYASKDDLLQQIYTRLLSLQSERLAAIADSDRPVRDRLHEAAADVVVSTLAHLDDAMVSWRSMHMLPPERLAQVRADRRRYHERFRALIEQGQREGVLRTDLSPDLATHQFFGGVHHLGSWYHVDGELTAESIGGTFAELLLRGLAPA from the coding sequence GTGCAGGAGCGGATCCTCGCCGCCGCCAGCCGGCTGTTCGCCCGGCAGGGCTTCGCGCTGACCACCGTCCAGGAGATCGTCGAGCAGGCCGGCGTGACCAAGGGCGCCATGTACCACTACTACGCCTCCAAGGACGACCTGCTCCAGCAGATCTACACCCGGCTGCTCAGCCTCCAGTCCGAGCGGCTCGCGGCCATCGCCGACAGTGACCGGCCGGTCCGCGACCGGCTGCACGAGGCCGCCGCCGACGTCGTCGTCAGCACCCTCGCCCACCTGGACGACGCCATGGTCTCCTGGCGCTCGATGCACATGCTGCCCCCCGAGCGGCTCGCCCAGGTGCGCGCCGACCGGCGGCGCTACCACGAGCGGTTCCGGGCGCTGATCGAGCAGGGGCAGCGCGAGGGGGTGCTCCGCACCGACCTCTCGCCCGATCTGGCGACCCATCAGTTCTTCGGGGGCGTCCACCACCTGGGCAGCTGGTACCACGTCGACGGCGAGCTGACAGCCGAATCGATCGGCGGGACGTTCGCCGAACTTCTGTTGCGCGGCCTCGCGCCGGCCTGA
- a CDS encoding MarR family winged helix-turn-helix transcriptional regulator has product MIRIAQQVHTRLWTEHVGGELTAPQYAALVALAVEPGADQRTVGERASLDKATMAEMVGRLVRRGLVLRRRDPADGRRKLLTLSPAGTVLLQQVSPSVARVQRELLEPLDETQGSELMSALGRLARMDELALETMHDARPILDAPRVVGYLIRVAQQVHTRLWTELVPGELTAPQYAVLEVLSVEPGIDQRTVGERASLDKATMAELISRLVRRGLVLRRRDPADGRRNLLALSPAGTELLAQVQGGVDEVQRQLLEPLAPAERETVVTLLAVTARLIES; this is encoded by the coding sequence TTGATTCGCATTGCCCAGCAGGTCCACACCCGTCTGTGGACCGAGCATGTCGGGGGCGAACTCACCGCCCCGCAGTACGCCGCGCTGGTCGCGCTCGCCGTGGAACCCGGCGCCGACCAGCGCACCGTGGGGGAGCGGGCCTCGCTGGACAAGGCCACGATGGCGGAGATGGTCGGCCGGCTGGTCCGGCGCGGCCTGGTGCTGCGCCGCCGCGACCCCGCCGACGGCCGCCGCAAGCTGCTGACGCTCTCACCTGCCGGAACGGTACTGCTGCAGCAGGTCTCGCCGAGCGTGGCCCGGGTGCAGCGGGAGCTGCTCGAACCACTGGACGAGACCCAGGGCAGCGAACTGATGTCCGCCCTCGGCCGGCTGGCCAGGATGGACGAGCTGGCGCTGGAGACCATGCACGACGCGCGCCCGATCCTGGACGCGCCGCGGGTGGTCGGCTACCTGATCCGGGTCGCCCAGCAGGTGCACACCCGGCTCTGGACCGAACTGGTCCCGGGCGAGCTGACGGCGCCTCAGTACGCGGTGCTGGAGGTGCTGTCGGTCGAGCCCGGTATAGACCAGCGCACGGTGGGCGAGCGGGCCTCGCTGGACAAGGCCACCATGGCCGAGCTGATCAGCCGGCTGGTCCGGCGCGGCCTGGTGCTGCGGCGCCGCGACCCCGCCGACGGCCGCCGCAACCTGCTCGCCCTCTCCCCGGCCGGCACCGAGCTGCTGGCCCAGGTCCAGGGCGGCGTCGACGAGGTCCAGCGGCAGCTGCTGGAGCCGCTGGCGCCCGCCGAGCGCGAGACCGTGGTCACGCTGCTCGCGGTCACGGCCCGGCTCATCGAGAGCTGA
- a CDS encoding ROK family transcriptional regulator: protein MAEHPAEQPWNRQRLRSNNEWLLLERLRAIGPVSRAQLARDTGLSKPTVSAALAALEQAGLVREAGTLAPDRGRTALLYEPDPTAGHVLGIDIGRAWLRLAVADLAGAVIARADVPNRGRTGAAVARTVVETAERLTAEAGLGRGDIVHAAVGTPGVFDSDSGRVRYAGNLPGWGRPGLFADMRAGLGTALSVHNDANLAALGEYAEGRGADSRLFVYVLIGTGLGMGIVVDGELFRGAGGAAGEIGFLPLPSGPTAASPADLAEAAVSGDAVVQAARDLGMTGPLNAKKVFEAARRGHPAAVSAVRQEGERVAHVVAAVSAVIDPDLVVLGGGVGHSADLLLDTVRQTLHRISPLRPEVVPSALGEDAVLLGAITTAVRSARPLVFDRRTTES from the coding sequence ATGGCCGAGCACCCTGCCGAACAGCCGTGGAACCGGCAGCGGCTGCGCAGCAACAACGAATGGCTCCTGCTGGAGCGGCTGCGCGCGATCGGCCCGGTGTCACGGGCCCAACTGGCCCGTGACACCGGGCTGTCCAAGCCCACCGTCTCCGCCGCGCTGGCCGCCCTGGAACAGGCCGGACTGGTCCGCGAGGCCGGGACGCTGGCCCCCGACCGGGGCCGGACCGCCCTGCTCTACGAGCCCGACCCGACCGCCGGGCACGTCCTCGGCATCGACATCGGCCGGGCCTGGCTGCGGCTGGCCGTGGCCGATCTGGCCGGCGCGGTGATCGCCCGCGCCGACGTCCCCAACCGGGGGCGCACCGGGGCCGCCGTCGCCAGGACCGTGGTGGAGACCGCCGAGCGGCTCACCGCCGAGGCCGGTCTGGGGCGCGGCGACATCGTCCACGCCGCGGTCGGCACTCCCGGCGTCTTCGACAGCGACTCGGGACGGGTCCGCTACGCCGGCAACCTGCCCGGCTGGGGCCGTCCTGGCCTGTTCGCCGACATGCGCGCGGGACTCGGCACCGCGCTCAGCGTGCACAACGACGCCAACCTCGCCGCCCTCGGCGAGTACGCCGAGGGCCGCGGCGCCGACAGCCGGCTGTTCGTCTACGTGCTGATCGGCACCGGCCTCGGCATGGGGATCGTGGTCGACGGCGAGCTGTTCCGGGGGGCCGGCGGCGCGGCCGGCGAGATCGGCTTCCTGCCGCTGCCCTCGGGGCCGACCGCCGCCAGCCCGGCCGACCTGGCCGAGGCCGCGGTCTCCGGCGACGCCGTCGTCCAGGCCGCGCGCGACCTGGGCATGACCGGGCCGCTCAATGCCAAGAAGGTGTTCGAGGCCGCCCGGCGCGGGCATCCGGCGGCCGTCTCGGCGGTCCGGCAGGAGGGCGAGCGGGTCGCCCACGTGGTCGCCGCCGTGTCCGCGGTGATCGACCCCGACCTGGTGGTCCTCGGCGGCGGCGTCGGCCACAGCGCCGACCTGCTGCTCGACACCGTGCGGCAGACGCTGCACCGGATCTCGCCGCTGCGTCCCGAGGTGGTCCCCAGCGCGCTCGGCGAGGACGCGGTGCTGCTCGGCGCGATCACCACCGCCGTCCGCAGCGCCCGCCCGCTGGTCTTCGACCGGAGGACGACGGAGAGCTGA
- a CDS encoding APC family permease, with amino-acid sequence MGLFQATAINMSQMVGVGPFITIPVMVVAFGGPQAIIGWIAGALLALVDGLVWAELGASLPGSGGTYVYLREAFQYRSGRLMPFLFVWTAMIFIPLIMSTGVVGLVSYLQFLWPSMTSLQGDFVGVGVVVLVVVLLWRKVESIGKLSVVMWAVMLVAVAALIIASYTHFHAGQAFDWPAHAIQLTHGQFWIGFASGLTIGIYDYLGYNTASYMGAEIKQPGRTMPRAIIFSIVSVMCIYLVMQIGVLGVVNWHDMLDTHSPAFSSVASVVLEKAWGHSVAEVITVLILITAFASVFAGLLGGSRVPYDAARDRVFFKEFGKLHPKHRFPVLGLLTMGVITAAGFLLGRLTNLSTLIDLLTTVMVIVQSLAQVVAVTVLRKRQPNLRRPYKMFLYPAPSILAGVGWLVIYGYADKAAPGIHPIEWSLAWVAAGCLAFLLWSKVERVWPFGPKEIREEYLEEQRQAGAAGAAVAG; translated from the coding sequence ATCGGCCTCTTCCAGGCGACCGCCATCAACATGAGCCAGATGGTCGGGGTCGGCCCCTTCATCACCATCCCGGTCATGGTGGTGGCCTTCGGCGGCCCGCAGGCGATCATCGGCTGGATCGCCGGTGCACTGCTCGCCCTGGTCGACGGCCTGGTCTGGGCCGAGCTCGGCGCCTCGCTGCCGGGCTCCGGCGGCACCTATGTCTACCTCCGTGAGGCGTTCCAGTACCGCTCGGGCCGGCTGATGCCGTTCCTGTTCGTCTGGACCGCGATGATCTTCATTCCGCTGATCATGTCCACCGGCGTCGTCGGCCTGGTCTCCTACCTGCAGTTCCTCTGGCCGAGCATGACCTCGCTCCAGGGCGACTTCGTCGGCGTCGGCGTGGTCGTGCTGGTGGTGGTGCTGCTCTGGCGCAAGGTCGAGAGCATCGGCAAGCTCTCGGTGGTGATGTGGGCCGTGATGCTGGTGGCCGTCGCCGCCCTGATCATCGCCTCCTACACCCACTTCCACGCCGGGCAGGCGTTCGACTGGCCGGCCCACGCCATCCAGCTGACCCACGGACAGTTCTGGATCGGCTTCGCCTCCGGTCTGACCATCGGCATCTACGACTACCTCGGCTACAACACCGCCTCCTACATGGGCGCCGAGATCAAGCAGCCGGGCCGGACCATGCCCCGGGCGATCATCTTCTCGATCGTCTCGGTCATGTGCATCTACCTGGTGATGCAGATCGGCGTGCTCGGGGTGGTCAACTGGCACGACATGCTCGACACCCACTCCCCGGCCTTCAGCTCGGTCGCCTCGGTGGTGCTGGAGAAGGCCTGGGGCCACTCGGTCGCCGAGGTGATCACCGTGCTGATCCTGATCACGGCCTTCGCCTCGGTCTTCGCCGGACTGCTCGGCGGCTCCCGGGTCCCCTACGACGCGGCCCGCGACCGGGTGTTCTTCAAGGAGTTCGGAAAGCTGCACCCCAAGCACCGCTTCCCGGTCCTCGGGCTGCTCACCATGGGCGTGATCACCGCGGCCGGCTTCCTGCTCGGCCGGCTGACCAACCTCAGCACCCTGATCGACCTGCTGACCACGGTGATGGTGATCGTCCAGTCGCTGGCCCAGGTGGTGGCGGTGACCGTGCTGCGCAAGCGGCAGCCGAACCTCAGGCGCCCCTACAAGATGTTCCTGTACCCGGCGCCCAGCATCCTGGCCGGTGTCGGCTGGCTGGTCATCTACGGCTACGCGGACAAGGCCGCGCCCGGCATCCACCCCATCGAGTGGTCGCTGGCCTGGGTCGCCGCGGGCTGCCTGGCCTTCCTGCTCTGGTCCAAGGTGGAGCGGGTCTGGCCGTTCGGCCCCAAGGAGATCCGCGAGGAGTACCTGGAGGAGCAGCGGCAGGCCGGGGCGGCCGGCGCCGCGGTCGCCGGCTGA
- a CDS encoding TrmB family transcriptional regulator — protein MHTDDRRAADLEELGLTNYEARVYLALIRRDVFTAAEVAREAQVPRQRVYDVLEGLTRRQLAILHPGKVAGYSAVAPETAVNRLMEQQRRSLGRLERLSDELAQELLPTWDSGRTHTDPLDYVEVLRDAADTSERFARIQSEAERELLSFSRPPYVTPPAENVAGLEASARLQAAGRTTRSLYTRDMLDDPEVLAVVRQFVEVGEEVRIADTLPLKLIIADRSTVLFDMPDPVARTGATTSLAIRHASLAEALRLGFQSVWDESPTLEEAMKARAEAEQAAAAAAPEQP, from the coding sequence ATGCATACGGACGACAGGCGCGCGGCAGACCTAGAAGAGCTCGGACTCACCAACTACGAGGCGCGGGTCTACCTCGCCCTGATCCGCCGCGATGTGTTCACTGCGGCAGAGGTCGCCCGCGAGGCACAGGTCCCCCGGCAGCGGGTCTACGACGTCCTGGAGGGGCTGACCAGGCGTCAACTCGCGATACTGCACCCGGGAAAGGTCGCCGGCTACTCGGCCGTCGCCCCGGAGACCGCGGTCAACCGGCTGATGGAGCAGCAGCGCCGCTCGCTCGGCCGGCTGGAGCGACTGTCCGACGAGCTCGCCCAGGAGCTGCTGCCGACCTGGGACAGCGGTCGCACCCACACCGACCCGCTGGACTACGTCGAGGTGCTGCGCGACGCCGCCGACACCAGCGAGCGCTTCGCCCGGATCCAGTCCGAGGCCGAGCGCGAGCTGCTCAGCTTCTCCCGGCCGCCCTACGTCACCCCACCGGCCGAGAACGTGGCCGGCCTGGAGGCCTCCGCCAGACTGCAGGCGGCAGGCCGCACGACCCGCTCGCTCTACACCAGGGACATGCTCGACGACCCGGAGGTGCTGGCGGTCGTCCGGCAGTTCGTGGAGGTCGGCGAGGAGGTCCGGATCGCCGACACCCTGCCGCTGAAGCTGATCATCGCGGACCGCTCGACCGTGCTCTTCGACATGCCCGACCCGGTCGCCCGGACCGGCGCGACCACCTCGCTGGCGATCCGTCACGCCTCGCTCGCGGAGGCGCTGCGGCTGGGCTTCCAGTCGGTCTGGGACGAGTCGCCGACGCTGGAGGAGGCCATGAAGGCCCGCGCCGAGGCCGAGCAGGCGGCCGCGGCCGCGGCGCCCGAGCAGCCGTAG
- a CDS encoding MDR family MFS transporter, whose product MSETPVDTATDPTGPEPTPAPASDAAAGPSYLSHKQIMVVMGGLMAGMLLAALDQSIVGTALPTIVSQLGGIDKLSWVVTAYLLTSTAATPLWGKISDLYGRRIIFQTAIVVFLVGSALAGLSQNMGELIGFRALQGIGGGGLMSLAFAIIGDVIPPRERGRYQGLMGAVFGLASVAGPLLGGWFTDSIGWRWIFYINLPIGIGAFVVCSFALKLPVNRREHAIDYLGATAIVAAVTSLLLYLNWAGTSYGWASWQGLALLFGSILLTVGFVLIEMRVAEPILPMRLFRNSIFSVGNSYGFFAGFAMFGGIIYLPLYLQAVQGMSAMMSGLGMLPAIAGIMATSVSSGRMIARTGKYKIFPIIGAIVIITSLLLLSTITNTTAYWQIAVYAFIFGAGLGLTMQTLVTAIQNSVHFTDMGVATASATFFRQIGASIGTAIFGTVMTTRTAHYLAQEFKDRPGAAAGASGIDTNNIQAIHHLPAPVKELVTSAFAHAIGDLFLAGVPFIAIALVLGFFLKEKPLATMDGAEMAAPAH is encoded by the coding sequence ATGTCCGAAACCCCGGTCGACACCGCGACCGACCCCACTGGTCCAGAGCCGACGCCGGCGCCGGCGTCCGACGCCGCGGCCGGACCCAGCTACCTGAGCCACAAGCAGATCATGGTGGTCATGGGCGGCCTGATGGCCGGCATGCTGCTCGCCGCCCTCGACCAGAGCATCGTCGGCACCGCACTGCCGACGATCGTCAGTCAGCTCGGCGGCATCGACAAGCTGTCCTGGGTGGTCACCGCCTACCTGCTGACCTCCACCGCGGCCACCCCGCTCTGGGGGAAGATCTCCGACCTCTACGGCCGCCGGATCATCTTCCAGACCGCCATCGTGGTCTTCCTGGTCGGCTCCGCCCTCGCCGGGCTCAGCCAGAACATGGGCGAGCTGATCGGGTTCCGCGCCCTCCAGGGCATCGGCGGCGGCGGTCTGATGTCGCTGGCCTTCGCCATCATCGGCGACGTCATACCCCCGCGCGAGCGCGGTCGCTACCAGGGCCTGATGGGCGCGGTCTTCGGCCTCGCCAGCGTCGCCGGACCGCTGCTCGGCGGCTGGTTCACCGACAGCATCGGCTGGCGCTGGATCTTCTACATCAACCTGCCGATCGGCATCGGCGCCTTCGTCGTCTGCTCCTTCGCGCTGAAGCTGCCGGTCAACCGCCGCGAGCACGCCATCGACTACCTCGGCGCGACCGCCATCGTCGCCGCCGTCACCAGCCTGCTGCTCTACCTGAACTGGGCCGGCACCTCCTACGGATGGGCCTCCTGGCAGGGCCTGGCGCTGCTGTTCGGCTCGATCCTGCTGACCGTCGGCTTCGTGCTGATCGAGATGCGCGTCGCCGAGCCGATCCTGCCGATGCGGCTGTTCCGCAACTCCATCTTCTCGGTCGGCAACTCCTACGGCTTCTTCGCCGGCTTCGCCATGTTCGGCGGCATCATCTACCTGCCGCTGTACCTCCAGGCGGTGCAGGGCATGTCGGCCATGATGTCGGGCCTGGGGATGCTGCCCGCCATCGCCGGGATCATGGCCACCTCGGTCAGCTCCGGCCGGATGATCGCCAGGACCGGCAAGTACAAGATCTTCCCGATCATCGGCGCGATCGTGATCATCACCTCGCTGCTGCTGCTCAGCACCATCACCAACACCACGGCCTACTGGCAGATCGCCGTCTACGCCTTCATCTTCGGCGCCGGCCTCGGGCTCACCATGCAGACGCTGGTGACCGCCATCCAGAACTCGGTCCACTTCACCGACATGGGCGTGGCCACCGCCTCGGCCACGTTCTTCCGGCAGATCGGCGCCTCCATCGGCACCGCGATCTTCGGCACCGTGATGACCACCCGGACGGCGCACTACCTGGCCCAGGAGTTCAAGGACCGGCCCGGCGCCGCCGCCGGTGCGAGCGGGATCGACACCAACAACATCCAGGCCATCCACCACCTGCCGGCCCCGGTCAAGGAACTGGTCACGTCCGCCTTCGCGCACGCGATCGGTGACCTGTTCCTGGCCGGCGTGCCCTTCATCGCCATCGCCCTGGTGCTCGGCTTCTTCCTGAAGGAGAAGCCGCTGGCCACCATGGACGGCGCGGAGATGGCGGCCCCCGCGCACTGA
- a CDS encoding transglycosylase domain-containing protein, which translates to MAIKSPGALRKAGLGVRLLGASVLAGVLVAGLCAPLVGLAGMSARSAVDDFNQLPDDLAAPALAQASTVYDAGGGVIASVYSRNRTVVPLGQIAPIMRSALIDIEDHRFYQHGALDLAGTLRALTSNADSGGVSQGGSTLTQQYVKNIFVEAAGDDQAKVLEAQRQTTGRKIKELRYAMKLEQTLTKDQILADYLNITFFGEQAYGVEAAAERYFSVHASQLTAPQAALLAGLVQSPSAYDPVNRPGLALQRRNQVLEAMAGYGTISRAQAAAYEASDLGLNVSQPKEGCITARLGEAFFCDYVERAILQDPTFGPTPAARQALWDRGGLQIHSTLDPRSEQAATASVTRHAYPGDRAAAAISMVQPGTGRILAMAQSRPYGNADNQTELNYNSDRLTGGGSGFPTGSTFKAVTAAAALEKGIPMSTVADVPYQANYPAMVDCTGAVHPETPGDQNDSPDLKGRFNMKTAMAKSVNTYFVPLEAVTGLCNVVHMAQKLGLGYQAALDPNDPDRLYPLEQVQSLTLGVNSYTPLQIAEAYAAFAADGEYCKPMAIASVSDNTGRVLSVPRPQCSQVMSPTTAESVNTLLASVVADGGTASSIGNIGWQDAGKTGTTNSSLQVWFTGYTRQISASTVISDTTAPLASLNGINLGPDYFPTAYGFSMAGPIWAQAMTGAMAGLPQAPLDETPFTDPDPALPPGASPAPAATSGSVSTTGYLRHPAHRRRGPSHGRGPEVLAAHPNAGPSGHAASAAPAAHGQ; encoded by the coding sequence ATGGCAATCAAGTCCCCGGGGGCTCTTCGGAAGGCCGGGCTCGGCGTGCGGCTGCTCGGTGCCAGCGTGCTCGCGGGCGTGCTCGTGGCCGGTCTCTGCGCGCCGCTGGTCGGCCTGGCCGGGATGAGCGCCAGGTCCGCGGTCGACGACTTCAACCAGCTCCCCGACGACCTGGCCGCCCCGGCGCTGGCCCAGGCGTCGACCGTCTACGACGCCGGGGGCGGGGTGATCGCCTCGGTCTACTCGCGGAACCGCACCGTCGTCCCGCTCGGCCAGATCGCGCCGATCATGCGCAGCGCGCTGATCGACATCGAGGACCACCGCTTCTACCAGCACGGCGCCCTGGACCTGGCGGGCACGCTGCGCGCGCTGACCAGCAACGCCGACTCCGGGGGCGTGAGCCAGGGCGGATCGACGCTGACCCAGCAGTACGTCAAGAACATCTTCGTGGAGGCGGCGGGCGACGACCAGGCCAAGGTGCTGGAGGCCCAGCGGCAGACCACCGGGCGCAAGATCAAGGAGCTCCGGTACGCCATGAAGCTGGAGCAGACCCTGACCAAGGACCAGATCCTGGCCGACTACCTGAACATCACCTTCTTCGGTGAGCAGGCCTACGGCGTGGAGGCGGCGGCCGAGCGCTACTTCAGCGTCCACGCCTCCCAGTTGACGGCCCCGCAGGCGGCGCTGCTGGCCGGGCTGGTGCAGTCGCCCTCGGCCTACGACCCGGTCAACCGGCCGGGCCTGGCCCTGCAGCGGCGCAACCAGGTGCTGGAGGCGATGGCCGGCTACGGCACGATCTCCCGGGCCCAGGCGGCGGCGTACGAGGCGTCGGATCTGGGGCTGAACGTCAGCCAGCCGAAGGAGGGGTGCATCACCGCCCGCCTGGGCGAGGCGTTCTTCTGCGACTACGTGGAGCGCGCCATCCTGCAGGACCCGACCTTCGGACCGACTCCGGCCGCGCGGCAGGCGCTCTGGGACCGGGGCGGGCTGCAGATCCACAGCACCCTCGACCCCAGGAGCGAGCAGGCGGCGACGGCCTCGGTGACCCGGCACGCCTATCCCGGCGACCGGGCCGCCGCCGCCATCTCCATGGTCCAGCCGGGCACCGGCAGGATCCTCGCCATGGCGCAGAGCCGCCCCTACGGCAACGCGGACAACCAGACCGAGCTGAACTACAACTCCGACCGGCTGACCGGCGGCGGCAGCGGCTTCCCCACCGGCTCCACCTTCAAGGCGGTGACCGCGGCGGCGGCCCTGGAGAAGGGCATCCCGATGTCCACCGTCGCCGACGTGCCCTACCAGGCGAACTACCCGGCCATGGTGGACTGCACCGGCGCGGTCCACCCGGAGACCCCGGGCGACCAGAACGACAGCCCGGACCTCAAGGGCCGGTTCAACATGAAGACCGCCATGGCCAAGTCGGTCAACACCTACTTCGTCCCGCTGGAGGCGGTGACCGGGCTGTGCAACGTGGTCCACATGGCGCAGAAGCTGGGGCTCGGTTACCAGGCGGCGCTGGACCCGAACGACCCGGACCGGCTCTACCCGCTGGAGCAGGTCCAGTCGCTGACGCTGGGGGTCAACTCCTACACCCCGCTGCAGATCGCCGAGGCGTACGCGGCCTTCGCCGCCGACGGCGAGTACTGCAAGCCGATGGCGATCGCCTCGGTCAGCGACAACACCGGGCGGGTCCTCAGCGTGCCGCGGCCGCAGTGCAGCCAGGTGATGTCGCCGACCACGGCCGAGTCCGTCAACACCCTGCTCGCCAGCGTCGTCGCCGACGGCGGCACGGCCTCCAGCATCGGCAACATCGGCTGGCAGGACGCCGGCAAGACCGGCACCACCAACAGCAGCCTCCAGGTCTGGTTCACCGGCTACACCCGGCAGATCTCCGCGTCCACCGTCATCAGCGACACCACGGCGCCGCTGGCCTCGCTCAACGGGATCAACCTCGGCCCGGACTACTTCCCCACCGCCTACGGCTTCTCGATGGCCGGCCCGATCTGGGCGCAGGCGATGACCGGCGCGATGGCCGGACTGCCGCAGGCGCCGCTGGACGAGACCCCGTTCACCGACCCCGACCCGGCGCTGCCCCCGGGCGCCTCGCCCGCGCCCGCCGCCACCAGCGGCTCGGTGAGCACCACCGGCTACCTCCGCCACCCCGCCCACCGCCGGCGCGGACCGTCCCACGGCCGGGGTCCCGAGGTCCTCGCCGCCCACCCGAACGCCGGCCCGAGCGGCCACGCCGCCTCCGCCGCCCCCGCCGCCCACGGGCAGTGA
- a CDS encoding membrane protein, whose protein sequence is MGEDDGEFYVLSAVLLTPGQFPSVLGDDYPDACDTLGLEPWADGYGLLFGQDAAGARWTVVSDDAALVGCAIAAWDCGMPYDLTPPERTVVDSFPGWPLPLAVSAPGLPEPHDPAATDDDHPLLSPPDPEGWGPAQRRLGADEISKQWDQWRSQVPDSVNRNDDGRAPSEHVAKVLAEAREYTRTPPPAGRVRSAPAADGARLVRADGPGWSLAARTDDIALLLLDDQPREVLPIGRGPELPALLHALDRMARASG, encoded by the coding sequence ATGGGCGAGGACGACGGCGAGTTCTACGTGCTCAGCGCGGTACTGCTGACGCCGGGCCAGTTTCCCAGCGTGCTCGGGGACGACTACCCCGACGCCTGCGACACCCTCGGCCTCGAACCGTGGGCCGACGGCTACGGCCTGCTCTTCGGCCAGGACGCCGCCGGCGCGCGGTGGACGGTGGTCTCCGACGACGCCGCGCTGGTCGGCTGCGCCATCGCCGCCTGGGACTGCGGCATGCCCTACGACCTCACCCCGCCCGAGCGGACCGTGGTGGACTCCTTCCCCGGCTGGCCGCTGCCGCTGGCCGTGAGCGCGCCCGGGCTGCCCGAGCCGCACGACCCGGCCGCCACCGACGACGACCACCCGCTGCTGAGCCCGCCGGACCCGGAGGGCTGGGGCCCCGCGCAGCGCCGGCTCGGCGCCGACGAGATCAGCAAGCAGTGGGACCAGTGGCGCAGCCAGGTCCCCGACTCGGTGAACCGCAACGACGACGGCCGGGCGCCCTCCGAGCACGTCGCCAAGGTGCTGGCCGAGGCGCGCGAGTACACCCGCACTCCCCCACCGGCCGGACGCGTCCGCTCCGCCCCCGCCGCCGACGGCGCCCGGCTGGTCCGCGCCGACGGCCCCGGCTGGAGCCTGGCCGCCCGCACCGACGACATCGCCCTGCTGCTCCTGGACGACCAGCCGCGCGAAGTCCTCCCGATCGGGCGCGGCCCGGAGCTCCCGGCCCTGCTGCACGCCCTGGACCGGATGGCCCGCGCCTCCGGCTGA
- the hpnH gene encoding adenosyl-hopene transferase HpnH → MGLPLNLTIKMGTYLLKQKILRRDKFPLIVEVEPLFACNLACAGCGKIQHPASVLKQRMPVQQVVDAVEEAGAPMVSLAGGEPLMHPQIDEMTRALLGKGKFVVLCTNAVLLPKHLHKFKPHRNFAWMVHIDGLRERHDESVSKDGVFDQAIEAIRQAKAAGFAVYTNSTFFQNDSAQDVIEVLQYLNDDLKVDRMQISPGYAYEKAPDQDRFLGVEQTRQLFKKAFADGRRKSWRLNHSALYLDFLEGKTDFECTPWAIPSYSLKGWQKPCYLMADGYTETYKELLETTDWENYGRGKDPRCDNCMAHCGYEPTAVLATMGSLKESIRAITAG, encoded by the coding sequence ATGGGACTCCCACTTAACCTGACCATCAAAATGGGCACGTACCTCCTCAAGCAGAAGATCCTTCGTCGGGACAAGTTCCCGCTGATCGTGGAGGTCGAACCCCTCTTCGCCTGCAACCTGGCCTGTGCCGGCTGCGGAAAGATCCAGCACCCGGCGAGCGTGCTCAAGCAGCGCATGCCCGTGCAGCAGGTCGTCGACGCCGTCGAGGAGGCCGGGGCGCCCATGGTGTCCCTGGCCGGCGGGGAACCGCTGATGCATCCGCAGATCGACGAGATGACCAGGGCGCTGCTCGGCAAGGGCAAGTTCGTGGTGCTCTGCACCAACGCGGTCCTGCTGCCGAAGCACCTGCACAAGTTCAAGCCGCACCGGAACTTCGCCTGGATGGTCCACATCGACGGGCTGCGCGAGCGGCACGACGAGTCGGTGAGCAAGGACGGCGTGTTCGACCAGGCCATCGAGGCGATCCGGCAGGCCAAGGCGGCCGGGTTCGCCGTCTACACCAACTCCACCTTCTTCCAGAACGACAGCGCGCAGGACGTCATCGAGGTGCTGCAGTACCTCAACGACGACCTCAAGGTCGACCGGATGCAGATCTCCCCCGGCTACGCCTACGAGAAGGCCCCCGACCAGGACCGCTTCCTCGGCGTCGAGCAGACCAGGCAGCTGTTCAAGAAGGCCTTCGCGGACGGCCGCCGCAAGAGCTGGCGGCTCAACCACTCGGCGCTCTACCTGGACTTCCTGGAGGGGAAGACCGACTTCGAGTGCACCCCGTGGGCGATCCCCTCCTACTCGCTCAAGGGCTGGCAGAAGCCCTGCTACCTGATGGCGGACGGCTACACGGAGACCTACAAGGAGCTCCTGGAGACCACCGACTGGGAGAACTACGGCCGGGGCAAGGACCCGCGCTGCGACAACTGCATGGCGCACTGCGGCTACGAGCCGACGGCGGTGCTGGCGACCATGGGATCGCTCAAGGAGAGCATCCGCGCCATCACCGCGGGCTGA